GTTGTCATCCCAGCCAGTATAGATAAGCATGGTGGGCATCATCGCAATCATCACGACTATAGGGATGGTCATATTGAATGCTTTGAGGTTGTGTGTGCTTTTTGGTTCGATCATGGCTATCTCGTCAGAAATCATGGGGGTTGCTCCATCGGCGATGACTTTGCCTTCGGTTTGGGCACGATGTTCGGCTTTGCGCATAGGTCCAAAGTCTTTGCCGGAGAGGATGATATAAAGTACCAGCCCTATAGCGAGAAACGGATAAAAGTTATAGATCAAAGAACCAAAGAGGAGGGAAAATGGGCTGTCAAAACCTTGGGCTGCAAGTAGCCCCATGATGAAGGCTCCCCAGGCATTGAAAGGGAATATGATACATGAGGGAGCCGAACTAGAGTCGGCCAGATAGGCGAGTTTTTCTCTAGGGATTTTCATCTTGTCAAAAATGGGTCGATACAGCGTCCCGACAGTGAGTATCGAGATGTTAGATTCGACAAAAATAATCATTCCAGTGAGGGAAGCGTAGAGTTGAATCATAGTGCGACTTTTGGTAGTATTGGTGGATTTTTCCAATCGTCGAGAAACCCATTGAATAAAACCTTCGACTCCTCCCGAACGCTGGATCAGTGCAATGAGTGATCCAACGAGCAAGGTGAAGATAATAGTACGTGTATTGCCAGGATCAGCAAACACCTGTACGAAGGCTGCTAGGGTGTCCATAGTGCCAGCGAGGGGATTGCCGTTATTGAGAATAATCCACCCAAGCCAGATGCCTATGGAGAGAGAAAGGAAGACTTGCTTGGTGCGCAGCGCTAAGAAAATTGCTAAGAGGGGAGGTACTAAAGACCAGAAACCGTATTCACTCATGGGGTAAATTTATTAGAGTATCGAATCTACTCTAATTATAGACATAGCACAAAATGCGGTGGGAATTGTCTTCATTATTTCGTATATTTTATCAAGCAAAACCTAAAGATTATGAAAAAGACGATATATCCAATTTTGATATTGGTGTGTCTATCACTTACATCCTGGGCACAGACCAAGTGGGAGATAGATCCTGTACATTCCAATATAGAGTTTGAAGTAGACCATATGGCTATTTCGACCGTTACAGGCAGTTTTACAGATTTTCAATGTGCAGTAGAGTCCAAGAGGAATTCTTTTGATGGTGCCAAAGTTGATGCTTTGGTCCAAGTTAAAAGTTTGACTACTAAAAACGTAACGAGGGACAAACACTTGCGCGAGGATGATTTTTTTAATGCAGAGAAATATCCAGTGATTACGTTCAAAAGCGAGTCTTTTGTAAAGAAAAGTGATACCAAGTATCAAGTGACTGGATGGCTAACAATTCGCGATGTGACCAAGAAGATTACATTTCCTGCAGAGTACAGTGGTATGGCCAAACTAGGAGAGAAAGTGATCAGCGGTTTTAAGGCTGAGTTTGTCATCAATCGCTTTGATTACAAATTGACTTGGAATGATACTTTGGACACAGGTAGTCTTGTAGTAGGCAAGGATGTCAATGTCAAATTGAATTTAGAGTTGATAAAGATTTAGCAGAGGTTATTTGGATTTGGAGAGAGGCGGTTCAAAGTATGTCTATGTAGATATTGCTTTTGAGACCGCCTCTTTTTGTGTAGTTTCGGGTCTTCATGAGCAACACAGAAAATTTTAGTAATCGTTGGGGGATTGTACTAGCCTCATTGGGTATGGCGATAGGGGCGGGCAATCTTTGGCGCTTTCCTCGTCTCGCAGGTCAGTATGGAGGTTCATTTATCATTCTTTGGATTGTGTTTCTGTTTGTTTGGTCCATACCGTTGTTGTTGGCGGAGTTTTCTATGGGCAAGAACTTTAGAAAGGGTGTTATTGGCTCTTTTGCCGCCTTGGCAGGGAAACGTTACACTTGGATGGGATTTTTCATTACGGTATGTACCTTAGGGATTGCCTTTTATTATTCAGTGGTGACAGCATGGTCACTTCGTTATTTAAGCTTCTCTGTAGGGAATTTATTCGATGACACGCCGTTGCTTGATCGTATTGCTACTGATCCGAGTTATATGGGGGGGCACTGGGAGAGCGTGTCCAACGGTAGTTGGGTGACAGTGATTACATATATCTGTTGTGTAATGGTTGGGGTGTGGGTGTTGTCTCGAGGTATTCAAAAAGGATTAGAAAAGACGAACCGATTGCTCATTCCAAGTTTGTTTGTATTGTTGCTGGTTATAGTGGCTATATCCCTCAATATGGATGGAGGAGTCAAGGGGTTGGAGTATATGTTTGCCATTGACGTCAGCCATTTTTCAAATGGAAAAATATGGATTGAAGCGCTTTCTCAATCGGCTTGGTCTACGGGAGCGGGCTGGGGACTGATGATTACAATTTCTTCTTATTCCCGAGTCAAAGAAGACGTTGTTCTTAATACATTTATTGGAGCTTTGGGGAATAATACGGCTTCTTTGATTGCTGGAATGGCAATTTTGCCAGCGGTGTTTGCATTGGCAAGTTCAGAGGGAGAGGCCATAGCGTATCTGCAGGAAGGTAACCAAGCGTTGACGTTCATGATCATACCCGAGTTGTTTGCTCACGTAGATGGAGGGGGGTATTTGTCAGTATTGTTTTTTGCGGCGCTTTCTATGGCAGCTTTTAGTTCGCTGTTGCCGATGCTAGAACTCATGGGGCGAAATTTGCAAGACCTGGGATTGAATAAAAGGAAAGTCATGCTGTGGGTTTCATTCTTTTTTGTCTTGTTTGGGTTTCCTTCGGCGTATTCTTTGAATGTATTCAATAATCAAGATTGGGTTTGGGGGTTAGGGCTGATCTTGACTGGTATGTTTATTTTGTACGGCTTGCTTGTTTTTGGAATCAAGCGGTTCAAGGAAGAGTATCTCGATACTGATTCGGATTTGAAATTTCCAACGCTATATTTCCAAATTTGTGTGGTGAGTAATCTACTATTGGGATGTGTTTTGATTTACTGGTGGATGTCACAAGGCTTTAGTAATTACCCTTGGTTTGATGAATCTGGGAGTTGGAATGTGATGGATGTGTATAGTAACGCCTCGATCGTTACCCAGTGGGGAGGCGTGTTGTTGATAGGTGTACTGTTCAATCGATTTTTGTATAAGAAATTTGCAACAAAATGAGTAGCCAAGCAATCATTAGTATGGTGTGTATCTTAGGGGCAGTTGTCGGTGGGTTCGTGTTTTTTCTGAGTTTAGCCATACGAAAAGAGAATAATGACCAAGCGAACGACAAAGGGTAGTTCGTGGTAGCTATGGGATGTTATAATCCCACTGAGAGGTTGTATATGTTTAAATCCCTTGTGTTCAATTTTTAAAGACTTATTAATAACAGATGAAAAAGATAGATGCACTCAATCAAGTTGCCGAGTTTCACCGGACATTCAAACATCCTATAGTTGAGAGCCCTAAAATCCCTGATGCGAAGCGTTGCGCACTACGTGTAGAGTTGATCTCGGAAGAGCTCAAAGAGCTTGAACAAGCAATCAAAGACAAGGATATGGTGGAGATAGCTGATGCACTTTGTGATATTCAGTATGTCTTGTCTGGTGCGGTATTGGAGTTTGGTCTTGGTCACAAGTTTGTTGAGTTGTTTGACGAAGTACAACGTTCTAATATGAGCAAGGCTTGTAAGACGATGGAAGAGGCTCAGGCGACAGTGTTGCACTATAGGGAGAATAAGGGGACGGAGAGTTATATCAAGGAAGAGGATGGCTTGTATTTGGTCTATCGCAAAGAGGATGACAAGACTCTCAAGTCTATTGATTATTCACCAGCAGATTTGAAGGGGATCTTAGAGGAGTAGAGGGGCCTGATTCTATGAAATACAAAAGGACAGCCATATAGCTGTCCTTTTTTGGTTGGGGTTGGTTTCCTAACTGGTTGACTTAGGGGCAATACGTATTTACAAGTGTAAAGCTGCGAACATCTCACTTTCGAATCCTGCCAAATGTGTTTAAAATCCTGCCAATCTGCTTTATTTTCACTCAATCCCTGTTTTTTTTCGTAGCGAGTGGGTGTTTTTGTTTAATTGAGGATGCTGATTTGGGATGTGAATTCTCTAGTGTTGTAGACTGTTCTCCGCACTAGTATATATGTGGCAATTATGTTTTACTTCATAGCCAGCCTTTCGAATGGTGTGAATAATAGAGGGGTTCTTAGGGAATATTGTTACTATGAATGGCTCGGGGGGCGCGTAGGCTTTGGAGGTTGTTTTGATGAGTTTCTTTTGTGTTTATTTTGTGCAATATCATGCCTGTGTTAGAGATGTAATCTTTTCTGGAAGACTGTATTGAAAATCCAAGATCGGGCAGAGGCTAGTTTAGAATGAATTATGTGTTAAGCTTCTGCAGAATTGAAAGAGAGCTTGTTGATTTGTAGGTCAACTATAGGATCAGTTAGTAATGCTTGGAGCAACATCAGTAACCATTTCTCGATGAATCTTGAACCCAGAAATACGGATTGGTCTCAAATCTGGATCAGTCTGTATTTCTGGGGGGCAATAAGTCATAATTAATTTTCTTTGCTAGAAAAAAGCATTGGAAAAGGAGTTATTGAGTCTATTATTACCTGAGGGTATGTTGGATTATTTCGAAGTAGTGTCCATGAGGCTAAAGGACAAAACGTATTTCATTTATTTGGAAGAGAAGAATATCCACCCTCAGCAGTTCAAAGGAGATAAATTGACCTCCAAAGGATTCTTTGATGAGGTTTCCATTCAAGATTTTCCTCTTCGCGGCAAGCCCTGCTATCTTAAGATCAAGCGTAGGAAGTGGCTCAATGAGGATACTGGCAAAAATGTAAGCAGGGATTGGAAAATGGTAGCAACAGGTACGCGGATGACAGAGGAATTCGCGCTTTTTTTAAAACGGAACTCCTGGATTCCAAGCCTATAAGCTGCAAGCTGGTTGCCGAACTATTTCATCTCAATAGTAAGCAACTCGAACACCAATATGTCTTCTATTTGAGCAATTTCATGCAATGGCCTCAACGGGAGCACGCCTCTGATTGGATATTGTTCCCCGAAAACATGGGCACTCATTTAAGTATTGATGAGACTGCTCTCTCACAAGGAGAGCTTTATACAATTGTGACCAATAAAGCAGCAAAAGGAAGGAAAGGTAGCTTAGTTGCTTTGGTCAAAGGAACTGATAGTGAGCAAGTAAACGCGGTATTGAAGCAAGTTGACAGTACTTTAAGGCGCAAAGTCCAAGAAGTCACACTGGATATGGCTGCTAGCATGGAAAAAATAGTTAGACGCAGCTTTCCAAAAGCCCAGTTAGTAACAGACCGCTTTCATGTTCAAAAATTGGCCTATGATGCGGTACAAGAAATGCGCATTGCTTACAGATGGGAAGCCATCGATCAGGAAAATAAAGAAATTGAATTGAGTCGTGAAGCAGGTAAGTCTTATGTTGCCCATCGACTCGAAAATGGCGATACAGAGAAGCAACTTTTGGCTAGAAGCAGGTACTTGCTTTTCAAAAGCGAACACAACTGGACTGTCTCACAAGTCCACCGTGCAGAGATACTCTTCAAACACTATCCTTCACTGGAAAAAGCCTACAAACTCTCAAGAGAACTCGCTTACATTTATCAAAGTAGCAAGGTCAAAGGAGTTGCATTTACTCGTTTGGCTCAATGGTATGACAAGGTAGAAAAGGCAGGCTTCAAGTCCTTCAACACAGTGGCCAGAACAATACAAAACCACTATCAGAGTATTCTCAATTTCTTTGATCATCGAAGTACCAATGCGTCAGCAGAATCTTTCAATGCCAAGATCAAGGCCTTTAGATCTCAATTCAGAGGTGTTCAAAACGTAGAATTTTTCCTCTACAGACTATCTAAAATTTATGCGTGATTTTTTCAATCCCCCAAGTTTACAGACTGATCCGTTTTGAACATTGAATCGTTGAATAACGAAGTGATCCATCATCTCTCCCCCAGAAATACAGACTGATCCTCAAATCTTTCATATGGAGTAGTAGAGTGAGGATAAAAAAGAAGGGGCTGCCCTTGCGGTGCAACCCCTAAACCAACCTAACCTAAACTTACCTTTGTTACCTTTATTTGATATTTGGTTAATTGCTAGAACCGTGCCAAACTTTCATTTAAAGGATTAATTTTTTTGCTTTGTTATTAACTTTAGCGTGATACAAAAGTATTGTAATCCTTGATATCCGCAAACAAATATTAGTTATAATATGTTAATTTCTGGAAAAATAAGTGATTCCCCTAAGTATTAGGGGAAATACCATGTATAAACATGTAATTCGTTGGCTTATTTATACGGCAAAACTCTCTCCGCAACCGCAAGTTCTTGTGGCATTGGGATTGATAAACTGAAACCCCTTGCCATTGAGCCCATCCGAAAAATCCAAAGTAGTGTCAAGTAAGTAGAATAAACTTTTCTTGTCGACGATTACTTTGACACCTTTGTCTTCGAAGACGTCATCTTTGTCGGTGATTTGATCATCGAAGGATAAGTCATACATCAATCCCGAACACCCTCCGCCTTTCACAGACACCCGTAGGTTGTGAGACTCAGAGTGTCCTTCGTTCTCTTTCAATTGTACTATTCTCTTTAGCGCTTTTTCTGATACTTTCAGCATAATATTCTCTGTTCAATATTATTGGATGGAACTCTTTAGCTTGATAAAAAGTTTCATTCTCTTTGCAAAAGTAAGGCTTTTAGGTAGAATTATTTTAAATAATGGATTCTTCCTTACATCAAAATATTAGCGCTCATGATACTGCGCATCTACAATTTAAAGGGGTTATGTCAGAGGAAAAACAGAAAAGGACTGAAATAGGAGAAATAGGAGAGTTTGGTTTGATCGATAGGATCGAATCTACTTTTGATGCTACCAACAGTAGTACACTCGTGGGGATTGGAGATGATGCTGCTGTGATCGACGGGGGAGATCATGTCAAGTTGGTTTCCACGGATATGCTCGTAGAGGGGGTGCATTTTGATTTGTCTTATATGCCACTCGAGCATTTGGGCTACAAATCTGTAGCTGTCAATGTCTCTGATATAGCTGCGATGAATGCTAAACCGAAACAGATTACCATTAGCTTGGGACTCAGTAATCGTTTTTCTGTAGAGGCTGTAGAGTCGTTTTACAAAGGTGTGAAATACGCTTGTGAGGATTTTGGAGTTGATTTGGTTGGTGGAGATACGACTTCTTCGCCAAGTGGGATGATCGTGTCTGTCACGGTGATAGGTGAAGGAGAGAAGGATAAGGTGGTTTATCGGAAAAATGCAGAAGAAAATGACATCATCTGTGTGACCGGAGATTTGGGTGGAGCTTTGATGGGA
The DNA window shown above is from Reichenbachiella sp. 5M10 and carries:
- a CDS encoding transposase; protein product: MQWPQREHASDWILFPENMGTHLSIDETALSQGELYTIVTNKAAKGRKGSLVALVKGTDSEQVNAVLKQVDSTLRRKVQEVTLDMAASMEKIVRRSFPKAQLVTDRFHVQKLAYDAVQEMRIAYRWEAIDQENKEIELSREAGKSYVAHRLENGDTEKQLLARSRYLLFKSEHNWTVSQVHRAEILFKHYPSLEKAYKLSRELAYIYQSSKVKGVAFTRLAQWYDKVEKAGFKSFNTVARTIQNHYQSILNFFDHRSTNASAESFNAKIKAFRSQFRGVQNVEFFLYRLSKIYA
- a CDS encoding YceI family protein; this encodes MKKTIYPILILVCLSLTSWAQTKWEIDPVHSNIEFEVDHMAISTVTGSFTDFQCAVESKRNSFDGAKVDALVQVKSLTTKNVTRDKHLREDDFFNAEKYPVITFKSESFVKKSDTKYQVTGWLTIRDVTKKITFPAEYSGMAKLGEKVISGFKAEFVINRFDYKLTWNDTLDTGSLVVGKDVNVKLNLELIKI
- a CDS encoding iron-sulfur cluster assembly accessory protein encodes the protein MLKVSEKALKRIVQLKENEGHSESHNLRVSVKGGGCSGLMYDLSFDDQITDKDDVFEDKGVKVIVDKKSLFYLLDTTLDFSDGLNGKGFQFINPNATRTCGCGESFAV
- a CDS encoding nucleoside triphosphate pyrophosphohydrolase family protein, with the protein product MKKIDALNQVAEFHRTFKHPIVESPKIPDAKRCALRVELISEELKELEQAIKDKDMVEIADALCDIQYVLSGAVLEFGLGHKFVELFDEVQRSNMSKACKTMEEAQATVLHYRENKGTESYIKEEDGLYLVYRKEDDKTLKSIDYSPADLKGILEE
- the thiL gene encoding thiamine-phosphate kinase; this translates as MSEEKQKRTEIGEIGEFGLIDRIESTFDATNSSTLVGIGDDAAVIDGGDHVKLVSTDMLVEGVHFDLSYMPLEHLGYKSVAVNVSDIAAMNAKPKQITISLGLSNRFSVEAVESFYKGVKYACEDFGVDLVGGDTTSSPSGMIVSVTVIGEGEKDKVVYRKNAEENDIICVTGDLGGALMGLQVLEREKEVFKTNPDMQPDISAYEYVVKRQLKPTARMDVIYELEDVGVVPTSMIDVSDGLASELFHIAKHSQVGVTIYEDKLPIDEVTYNTAIEFKLDPATCVLNGGEDYELLFTISQSDFEKIKNLSDVTAIGYIDKKENGHKMVTKGGNAVPLEAQGWKHF
- a CDS encoding sodium-dependent transporter, whose product is MSNTENFSNRWGIVLASLGMAIGAGNLWRFPRLAGQYGGSFIILWIVFLFVWSIPLLLAEFSMGKNFRKGVIGSFAALAGKRYTWMGFFITVCTLGIAFYYSVVTAWSLRYLSFSVGNLFDDTPLLDRIATDPSYMGGHWESVSNGSWVTVITYICCVMVGVWVLSRGIQKGLEKTNRLLIPSLFVLLLVIVAISLNMDGGVKGLEYMFAIDVSHFSNGKIWIEALSQSAWSTGAGWGLMITISSYSRVKEDVVLNTFIGALGNNTASLIAGMAILPAVFALASSEGEAIAYLQEGNQALTFMIIPELFAHVDGGGYLSVLFFAALSMAAFSSLLPMLELMGRNLQDLGLNKRKVMLWVSFFFVLFGFPSAYSLNVFNNQDWVWGLGLILTGMFILYGLLVFGIKRFKEEYLDTDSDLKFPTLYFQICVVSNLLLGCVLIYWWMSQGFSNYPWFDESGSWNVMDVYSNASIVTQWGGVLLIGVLFNRFLYKKFATK
- a CDS encoding transposase; the encoded protein is MSLLLPEGMLDYFEVVSMRLKDKTYFIYLEEKNIHPQQFKGDKLTSKGFFDEVSIQDFPLRGKPCYLKIKRRKWLNEDTGKNVSRDWKMVATGTRMTEEFALFLKRNSWIPSL
- a CDS encoding Na+/H+ antiporter NhaC family protein, with amino-acid sequence MSEYGFWSLVPPLLAIFLALRTKQVFLSLSIGIWLGWIILNNGNPLAGTMDTLAAFVQVFADPGNTRTIIFTLLVGSLIALIQRSGGVEGFIQWVSRRLEKSTNTTKSRTMIQLYASLTGMIIFVESNISILTVGTLYRPIFDKMKIPREKLAYLADSSSAPSCIIFPFNAWGAFIMGLLAAQGFDSPFSLLFGSLIYNFYPFLAIGLVLYIILSGKDFGPMRKAEHRAQTEGKVIADGATPMISDEIAMIEPKSTHNLKAFNMTIPIVVMIAMMPTMLIYTGWDDNNTTPLFQRVFTAIGNGSGSTSVLYSVTLAILTCMGLYSAQRIMKIKEMIDLSIQGMSGMVSLALLMVFAFTIGALCKELGTGLYIAHATEAWLSPKFVPAIVFVTSCFIAFSTGTSWGTFAIMISIAVPMAQSMDSNVSMAIAAAIGGGVFGDHCSPISDTTIISSMASASDHIDHVNTQLPYALVAGGATFILYMIMGSVS